From one SAR324 cluster bacterium genomic stretch:
- a CDS encoding clan AA aspartic protease — MGLVYADIEIVRGADLVLVEEGLLSPKKVRKMKVKALVDSGAYMLALNEDIRTQLDLRKVDEQFAELADGTRICLDVVVPVEVRFQNRSTTVRAMVLPRDSEVLLGAIPMEDMDVLIDPRQQKLVVNPENPYVVKKPLK; from the coding sequence ATGGGACTGGTTTATGCTGATATTGAAATTGTGCGAGGAGCAGATCTGGTTTTAGTGGAAGAAGGCCTGCTCTCTCCTAAAAAAGTCCGAAAAATGAAAGTAAAAGCTTTGGTGGATTCCGGGGCTTATATGCTTGCCCTGAATGAGGATATTCGGACGCAACTGGATTTGAGAAAAGTGGATGAACAATTTGCTGAGTTAGCTGATGGTACTCGAATTTGTCTGGATGTGGTGGTACCTGTAGAAGTGCGATTTCAAAATCGTTCCACTACTGTTCGGGCCATGGTTCTTCCAAGAGATTCAGAAGTGCTTCTGGGTGCTATTCCGATGGAAGATATGGATGTTCTGATTGATCCCAGACAACAAAAACTGGTTGTAAATCCTGAAAATCCTTATGTGGTTAAAAAACCATTGAAGTAA
- a CDS encoding SIS domain-containing protein: MLELYKAYVERLEGTLKNFDWEPVHQLAMTLREAWKTQHHVYLCGNGGSAGNAIHLANDYIYGIAKNTGLGLRVEALPANPAILTCLANDISYEEIYSQQLRVKAQADDVLIVLSGSGNSPNILKALEVGNSMGMKTFAILGYSGGKALKLAQIPIHFPIADMQISEDLQMVVGHMCMQWLFANPV, from the coding sequence ATGCTTGAACTCTATAAGGCTTATGTAGAACGATTGGAAGGAACTCTCAAAAATTTTGATTGGGAGCCTGTTCATCAATTGGCAATGACGCTTCGGGAAGCATGGAAAACACAGCATCATGTGTATTTGTGCGGCAATGGAGGAAGCGCGGGAAATGCCATTCATTTGGCCAATGATTATATCTATGGGATCGCAAAAAATACGGGGTTAGGATTACGTGTAGAAGCACTTCCCGCCAATCCTGCGATCTTGACATGTCTGGCCAATGATATTTCCTACGAAGAAATTTATTCCCAGCAATTGCGCGTGAAAGCTCAAGCGGATGATGTACTGATTGTCTTGTCCGGTAGCGGTAATTCTCCCAACATCCTGAAGGCGTTGGAAGTTGGTAATTCGATGGGAATGAAAACGTTTGCCATTCTGGGTTATAGCGGTGGAAAAGCCTTGAAGCTTGCACAGATTCCTATTCATTTCCCCATTGCTGACATGCAGATTTCAGAAGATTTGCAGATGGTGGTGGGACACATGTGTATGCAGTGGTTATTTGCAAATCCCGTTTAA
- a CDS encoding SDR family oxidoreductase, with protein sequence MKSIQELMNLTGRVAVITGGAGHLGQTFAEALTELGAHVVLVDIQRDACEQAAQSLASKHSVPVLPIVLDLEKEEEILSLKDQIQKHFGRLDILINNSAFVGTSQLKGWGVPFDQQSSETWRRALEVNLTAPFVLVQSCLDLLRASGHGSVINIGSTYGVVGPNMSLYEGTSMGNPAAYAASKGGLIQLTRWMATNVAPNIRVNAISPGGIWRNQPEAFHQRYCKLTPMGRMASEQDFKGIIAFLASDLSEYVTGQNFMVDGGWTAW encoded by the coding sequence ATGAAAAGCATACAGGAACTGATGAATTTAACAGGGCGAGTTGCTGTCATTACAGGAGGGGCTGGGCACTTGGGGCAAACCTTTGCGGAAGCACTGACTGAATTAGGCGCTCATGTTGTATTGGTTGATATACAGCGAGACGCGTGTGAACAGGCGGCTCAATCTCTGGCGAGTAAACATTCTGTACCAGTGTTGCCGATTGTTCTGGATCTGGAAAAAGAAGAGGAAATCTTGAGTCTGAAAGATCAGATACAGAAACATTTTGGACGTCTTGATATTTTAATCAATAACAGCGCGTTTGTCGGAACTTCACAATTAAAAGGCTGGGGTGTTCCATTTGATCAGCAGTCCAGTGAAACGTGGCGTCGTGCTTTGGAAGTAAACCTGACAGCGCCGTTTGTCCTGGTACAAAGTTGTCTGGATTTATTGCGAGCCTCAGGGCATGGTTCGGTCATAAATATCGGCTCTACTTATGGTGTTGTCGGACCTAATATGAGTCTGTATGAAGGAACCTCCATGGGAAATCCCGCAGCTTATGCCGCCAGCAAAGGCGGATTGATTCAACTCACACGCTGGATGGCAACCAATGTTGCGCCAAATATCAGGGTCAATGCGATTTCTCCAGGGGGCATCTGGCGTAACCAGCCTGAAGCGTTTCATCAACGATATTGCAAACTGACCCCGATGGGGCGAATGGCTTCAGAACAGGACTTTAAAGGAATAATTGCCTTTTTGGCAAGTGACCTTTCAGAGTATGTTACTGGACAGAATTTTATGGTGGATGGCGGGTGGACTGCCTGGTGA
- a CDS encoding Gfo/Idh/MocA family oxidoreductase, with amino-acid sequence MKILIIGYGSIGERHATVLHELGHEIHVISQREDIPYPVCHSLNELKNLHHFEYIVISNATPQHYTTFLHLQAEGYQGTILIEKPIFASLPTSTMSHASSRVGYNLRFHPVIQELKNRLYQNKILCLHVYVGSYLPNWRPARDYRLCESSSASSAEGGGVLYELSHELDYVLWLTGIWQTVSALGGHISPLEIQGTDAYALMLQTERCPLVTIQMNYLDHQTRREIICVTENMSMKADLVNNTLTIGQEVLSFPVQRNDTYRFMHQTILEGQESSVCSFQEGLAILELIEKAQLSMREGKRIINGVQ; translated from the coding sequence ATGAAAATCCTGATTATTGGTTATGGCTCGATTGGAGAACGGCATGCTACTGTTTTACATGAGTTGGGGCATGAAATTCATGTAATCTCACAACGAGAGGATATCCCTTATCCGGTATGTCATTCGCTGAATGAATTGAAGAATCTTCATCATTTTGAATATATCGTCATTTCGAATGCCACCCCACAGCACTATACCACATTTCTTCACCTTCAAGCCGAAGGATATCAAGGAACAATACTCATTGAAAAACCTATATTCGCATCTTTACCGACATCCACAATGTCGCACGCCAGTTCTCGGGTCGGATATAATTTGCGTTTTCATCCAGTGATCCAGGAACTCAAAAACCGGTTGTATCAAAATAAAATATTGTGCCTCCACGTGTATGTAGGGTCCTATCTTCCGAATTGGCGTCCTGCCCGGGATTATCGATTGTGTGAATCTTCCTCAGCGTCTTCTGCTGAAGGTGGGGGCGTTCTTTATGAACTGAGTCATGAACTCGATTATGTTCTTTGGTTAACAGGCATTTGGCAAACCGTCTCAGCCTTGGGAGGACACATCAGTCCGTTAGAAATTCAGGGAACAGATGCTTATGCTCTCATGCTACAGACCGAGCGATGCCCACTGGTGACCATCCAGATGAATTACCTGGATCATCAAACCCGGAGAGAAATTATTTGTGTGACCGAAAATATGAGTATGAAAGCAGACCTGGTCAATAATACCCTGACCATTGGTCAGGAAGTGTTGTCATTTCCGGTACAACGAAATGATACATATCGGTTCATGCATCAGACCATTCTTGAAGGTCAGGAATCCTCTGTATGTTCTTTTCAGGAAGGGTTGGCAATATTGGAATTGATTGAAAAAGCACAATTATCAATGCGAGAAGGCAAACGGATCATCAACGGAGTTCAGTAG
- a CDS encoding nucleotidyltransferase family protein, whose amino-acid sequence MKDWHKTLLQSSQTLQDAIQLLEREALQIVMVVDSENHLLGTVTDGDIRRGLLKGFTLQHPLDEVMSRSPKTASVDDSEEQVFSLMKQKQIHQIPILDKDQRVIGLKLLDEMLKPARYDNWVVLMAGGLGTRLGILTRDCPKPLLKVGSKPLLETILDNFIDAGFYRFYISINYLGEQIREYFGDGSKKGIEIRYLQEKDPLGTAGALSLIDNPPELPMIIMNGDILTKVNFINLLNYHREHHSIATMCVREYDFQVPYGVVQIENYRIQAIEEKPVQRFFVNAGIYVLSSPALSYIPSHYFFDMPQLFQKLMHAGLETVVFPIREYWIDIGQVEDFKRANGEFHEYFSTSSI is encoded by the coding sequence ATGAAAGACTGGCATAAAACCCTTCTTCAATCTTCACAAACCTTGCAAGACGCTATTCAGTTGCTGGAGCGTGAGGCTTTGCAAATTGTTATGGTTGTTGACTCAGAGAATCATCTCTTGGGAACTGTGACCGATGGAGACATTCGTAGAGGGTTGCTCAAAGGGTTTACGCTGCAGCATCCTCTCGACGAAGTGATGTCACGGAGCCCTAAAACAGCTTCAGTGGATGACTCTGAGGAGCAGGTTTTTTCTTTGATGAAGCAAAAGCAAATCCACCAAATTCCCATACTCGACAAAGACCAACGTGTCATTGGATTGAAATTGCTGGATGAAATGCTGAAACCCGCCCGTTATGACAACTGGGTGGTATTGATGGCAGGTGGATTGGGAACACGTTTGGGAATACTGACCAGAGATTGCCCCAAGCCTTTGTTGAAAGTTGGATCAAAACCACTCCTGGAAACAATTCTGGATAACTTCATTGATGCGGGCTTTTATCGTTTTTATATTTCCATCAACTATCTGGGTGAGCAAATTCGGGAATACTTTGGGGATGGCTCCAAAAAAGGGATAGAAATCCGGTATTTGCAAGAAAAAGACCCCCTGGGTACTGCTGGCGCATTGAGTCTTATCGATAATCCGCCTGAATTACCCATGATTATCATGAATGGAGATATTCTGACTAAAGTCAATTTTATCAACCTGCTGAACTATCATAGGGAACATCACTCTATCGCCACCATGTGTGTTCGGGAATATGATTTTCAGGTTCCTTATGGAGTGGTACAGATTGAGAATTATCGTATCCAAGCTATTGAAGAAAAACCTGTGCAACGTTTTTTTGTGAATGCGGGTATTTATGTATTGTCATCGCCTGCATTAAGTTATATTCCATCCCATTATTTTTTTGACATGCCACAATTATTTCAGAAGTTAATGCATGCTGGCCTGGAAACAGTAGTATTTCCCATCAGAGAATACTGGATTGATATTGGTCAGGTTGAGGATTTCAAAAGAGCCAATGGCGAATTTCATGAATATTTTTCCACTTCCTCCATTTGA
- the neuB gene encoding N-acetylneuraminate synthase, translating into MRDHVYLIAEAGVNHNGSLALAKKMIEVAVDAGADVVKFQTFQAKNIASKQAPKAKYQTQTTSEKESQLEMLQRLELNEEMHLLLMEHCKKCSIEFLSTPFDLDSIELLDRLGIELFKIPSGEITNLPYLRQIAKKKKPVIISTGMALLGEIEQTLQVFLEAGLSYDQITLLHCNTEYPTPLQDVNLRAMQTIASAFPGVRIGYSDHTHGIEIPIAAVAMGAQVIEKHFTLDRNMEGPDHKASLEPHELKAMVKAIRNVEQAFGTGIKHPSPSELKNKIIARKSIMAKRVIQAGELFSEDNLTVKRPGNGISPMRWDEIIGKKAIRNFQEDELIEL; encoded by the coding sequence ATGAGAGACCATGTTTATCTGATTGCAGAGGCCGGGGTCAACCATAACGGCTCACTGGCGTTAGCCAAAAAAATGATTGAAGTTGCTGTAGATGCGGGAGCGGATGTTGTTAAATTTCAGACCTTTCAGGCAAAAAATATTGCCAGCAAACAGGCTCCCAAGGCAAAATACCAGACACAGACCACCTCAGAAAAAGAATCTCAACTGGAGATGTTGCAACGACTGGAACTGAACGAGGAGATGCACCTTCTTCTAATGGAGCATTGTAAGAAATGCTCCATTGAATTTCTTTCCACCCCCTTTGATCTGGACAGTATTGAATTGTTGGACCGACTGGGAATTGAGCTGTTTAAAATCCCATCCGGTGAAATCACCAACCTTCCTTACTTACGTCAAATTGCAAAAAAGAAGAAACCTGTGATTATTTCAACAGGTATGGCCTTGCTGGGAGAGATTGAGCAAACCCTTCAAGTGTTTCTGGAGGCCGGGCTTTCTTATGATCAAATCACACTTCTCCATTGTAACACAGAGTACCCCACCCCCCTGCAGGATGTGAATTTGCGTGCCATGCAAACAATAGCCAGTGCTTTTCCTGGAGTTCGTATTGGATATTCGGATCATACGCATGGTATCGAAATCCCAATTGCGGCGGTCGCAATGGGAGCCCAAGTCATTGAGAAACATTTCACCTTGGATCGCAACATGGAAGGTCCTGATCATAAAGCCAGTCTGGAACCTCATGAACTCAAGGCAATGGTTAAGGCTATCAGAAATGTAGAACAAGCGTTTGGAACAGGAATCAAACATCCTAGCCCCAGTGAACTGAAAAATAAAATCATTGCCCGGAAATCCATTATGGCCAAACGGGTGATCCAGGCAGGGGAGTTGTTTTCTGAAGATAATTTAACGGTCAAACGTCCTGGCAATGGAATTTCGCCCATGCGGTGGGATGAAATTATAGGGAAAAAAGCTATACGAAATTTCCAGGAAGATGAATTGATTGAATTATAG
- a CDS encoding acetyltransferase, with amino-acid sequence MKKSLILVGGGGHCHSCIDVIEQEDKFTIAGILDIPSRLGETVLGYSIIGQDEQIPELVKQGYSFLITIGHIKTPNPRQNLYKMLKRLKAPLPVIISPRAYVSPHASVGEGSIVMHGSVVNAGSKVGCNCILNSKSLIEHDALISDHCHISTGAIVNGGTCIGEGTFLGSNSVTREYITVGQNCLIGGGMSIMRNIPDGTLLKPPQTGDT; translated from the coding sequence ATGAAGAAATCATTGATTCTTGTAGGCGGTGGCGGACATTGTCATTCCTGTATTGATGTGATTGAACAAGAGGACAAGTTTACGATTGCCGGGATTCTTGATATTCCCTCCAGGTTGGGAGAAACAGTATTAGGGTATTCTATCATTGGACAGGATGAGCAAATTCCTGAGCTTGTAAAGCAAGGATATTCCTTCCTGATTACAATCGGACATATTAAAACCCCAAACCCCCGACAGAATCTCTATAAGATGCTCAAGCGTTTGAAGGCCCCCCTCCCAGTGATTATTTCCCCAAGAGCCTACGTATCCCCTCATGCTTCTGTTGGAGAAGGCTCTATTGTAATGCACGGGAGTGTTGTGAATGCTGGATCCAAGGTTGGATGCAACTGCATTCTTAACTCCAAGTCCTTGATTGAGCATGATGCATTGATCTCGGATCATTGCCATATTTCCACAGGAGCTATTGTGAACGGGGGAACCTGCATCGGTGAGGGAACTTTTCTTGGTAGCAATAGCGTTACCAGGGAATATATCACAGTTGGTCAAAACTGCTTGATTGGAGGTGGAATGTCCATTATGAGAAACATCCCTGATGGAACTTTGCTCAAACCGCCTCAAACAGGAGATACCTAA
- a CDS encoding nucleotidyltransferase family protein, with product MGVRALLLSAGLGTRLRPLTDLWPKCLMPVRKRPLLEYWLETLRRSGIERVLVNLHYIPEPFRDFLKQPQYEGWVETSYEPVLLGTAGTLRANADFFKGHDILLIHTDNYCCCDFQDFLDYHQTRRPPQTLMTMMTYSTTIPHACGIVKLDPQGVVREFHEKVKNPPGNLANAAVYFLDHHILEWLLKQPSDVTDMSTQILPQFIGNIATWHNDLCHRDIGTLPNFKAVQNDPVPFFFEELPSTVWQEKFEQHPIHQYINQLLYDSSI from the coding sequence ATGGGAGTTCGCGCATTGCTTTTGTCAGCAGGGCTAGGCACACGCTTGCGGCCATTGACGGATCTCTGGCCCAAATGTCTGATGCCTGTCAGAAAAAGACCCCTTCTGGAATATTGGCTGGAAACACTCAGGCGTTCAGGAATTGAACGCGTACTGGTGAACCTGCACTATATTCCGGAACCCTTCAGGGATTTTCTGAAGCAACCTCAATATGAAGGCTGGGTGGAAACCAGCTACGAACCCGTGTTGCTGGGCACAGCCGGGACACTTCGGGCCAATGCGGATTTTTTCAAGGGACATGATATCCTGTTAATTCATACAGATAATTACTGTTGTTGTGATTTCCAGGACTTTCTGGATTATCACCAGACACGCAGACCTCCTCAAACATTGATGACCATGATGACTTACAGCACCACGATTCCTCATGCTTGTGGTATTGTCAAACTGGACCCTCAGGGAGTTGTCCGGGAGTTTCATGAAAAAGTAAAAAACCCTCCCGGGAATCTGGCGAACGCCGCAGTCTATTTTCTGGATCATCACATCCTGGAGTGGTTGTTGAAACAACCTTCTGATGTAACAGACATGAGCACTCAGATTCTTCCTCAATTTATAGGGAACATCGCGACGTGGCACAATGATCTGTGCCATCGGGATATTGGCACCCTGCCCAATTTTAAAGCTGTACAAAATGATCCTGTTCCATTTTTCTTTGAAGAACTTCCCTCGACAGTCTGGCAAGAAAAGTTTGAACAACATCCTATCCATCAATACATAAATCAGTTGCTTTATGACTCTTCAATCTAA
- a CDS encoding acylneuraminate cytidylyltransferase family protein: MNVTGFIFARGGSKGIPNKNIIPLHGKPLIHYSIETAKKSRFIKEIIVSTDSIQIAECAKQAGAKVPFMRPAELAQDNTAEWNAWQHALEELKKQRDIPYPDVFVSLPTTSPLRSVQDVDACIEKLLNSDADMVITITPTTRHPAFNMVRVEPSGEIKLAMSLEKKVIRRQDVPFQIFDMTTVAYVSRPSFIMNAQGIFEGKLQAVMIPTERAIDIDTPLDLEMAEFLLQRQEKLT; this comes from the coding sequence ATGAATGTGACAGGTTTTATTTTTGCCAGAGGTGGTTCCAAAGGTATTCCCAATAAAAATATCATTCCCCTCCATGGAAAGCCACTGATTCATTATTCCATTGAAACTGCGAAAAAATCGCGGTTTATCAAGGAAATAATCGTTTCAACGGATAGTATCCAGATTGCAGAGTGTGCCAAACAGGCAGGCGCGAAAGTTCCATTCATGAGACCGGCGGAACTGGCTCAGGACAATACTGCGGAATGGAACGCCTGGCAGCACGCCCTGGAAGAACTAAAAAAACAGCGGGACATTCCTTATCCTGATGTTTTTGTCAGTCTCCCCACCACCTCTCCACTCAGAAGTGTCCAGGATGTGGATGCCTGCATTGAAAAACTATTAAATTCTGATGCGGATATGGTGATTACAATCACCCCAACCACACGTCATCCGGCTTTCAATATGGTCAGGGTGGAACCCTCTGGTGAAATAAAACTGGCCATGTCTCTGGAAAAAAAAGTCATTCGCCGACAAGATGTCCCGTTTCAGATATTCGATATGACCACGGTAGCCTATGTGAGCCGTCCGTCATTCATTATGAACGCACAGGGAATTTTTGAGGGTAAACTTCAGGCCGTGATGATTCCCACGGAAAGAGCGATTGATATCGATACGCCACTGGATTTGGAAATGGCCGAATTTTTATTGCAACGACAGGAGAAATTAACATGA
- the neuC gene encoding UDP-N-acetylglucosamine 2-epimerase (hydrolyzing), translating into MKRKIAVVTGSRAEYGLLYWLMKELQEDPALELQVVVTGMHLSPEFGLTWKEIEKDGFPIHKKVEMLFSSDTSVGVTKSIGVAIIGFADVWDALKSDIIVVLGDRFEIFAAASAAMITKIPIAHLHGGETTEGAFDESIRHAVTKMSHLHFVATQAYRKRVIQLGESPDRVFNVGGLGIDNIQRLKLLSRDALEQSIGFKLGTRNLLITFHPVTLENQTSAGQMNELLEALSEQKETHLIFTKPNADTDGRIISSMIDQYTAEHPQTSISFTSLGQLRYLSALQFMDAVIGNSSSGLCEAPSFRIGTINIGDRQKGRIKAESVIDCVPQKLQILKAMEQLFSPEFQTKLKSVHNPYGEGGASTQIKTILKSFPLVGILKKSFHDLPEKNDL; encoded by the coding sequence ATGAAGCGAAAAATCGCGGTTGTTACGGGTTCCCGAGCAGAGTATGGCTTGTTATACTGGCTTATGAAAGAGCTTCAGGAAGATCCTGCGCTTGAGTTGCAAGTGGTTGTTACAGGAATGCATCTTTCTCCAGAATTCGGACTGACCTGGAAGGAAATTGAGAAAGATGGGTTTCCAATTCATAAAAAAGTGGAAATGCTCTTTTCCTCTGATACTTCTGTTGGTGTTACCAAATCAATCGGGGTCGCAATTATTGGCTTTGCGGATGTCTGGGATGCGTTGAAATCTGACATTATAGTGGTTTTAGGAGATCGTTTTGAGATATTCGCCGCTGCCAGCGCAGCAATGATTACAAAAATCCCTATTGCTCATTTACATGGCGGAGAAACTACAGAAGGTGCTTTTGATGAATCTATCCGACATGCTGTCACAAAAATGTCGCATTTACATTTTGTCGCAACTCAAGCATATCGCAAGCGTGTGATTCAGTTGGGTGAATCACCGGATAGAGTTTTTAATGTAGGAGGCTTGGGTATTGATAATATCCAGCGCCTTAAATTACTTTCCAGAGACGCGTTGGAACAATCGATTGGTTTTAAGCTGGGAACCCGAAATTTGTTGATTACTTTTCACCCGGTTACTTTGGAAAATCAAACATCTGCAGGGCAAATGAATGAATTGCTGGAAGCCCTGTCAGAACAAAAAGAAACCCATCTTATCTTTACCAAACCCAATGCGGACACGGATGGAAGAATCATCAGCAGCATGATAGATCAATACACAGCAGAGCATCCCCAAACCTCTATATCGTTTACCTCATTAGGACAACTTCGATATCTCTCAGCGTTGCAATTTATGGATGCGGTAATCGGAAATTCGTCCAGTGGCCTATGTGAAGCTCCCAGTTTCAGAATTGGAACGATCAATATCGGGGATCGTCAAAAAGGACGGATCAAAGCCGAAAGTGTCATTGATTGTGTTCCCCAAAAATTACAAATTTTAAAAGCGATGGAACAACTTTTTTCTCCAGAATTTCAAACGAAACTAAAATCAGTCCATAACCCATACGGAGAAGGTGGTGCTTCCACCCAGATCAAAACTATCCTGAAAAGTTTTCCATTAGTGGGGATTCTGAAAAAATCATTCCATGATCTTCCGGAGAAAAATGACTTATGA
- a CDS encoding SDR family oxidoreductase, which translates to MKTIVTGGAGFIGSHLVDALVREGHQVMVLDNFSTGRPDNLKHVADKIELMECDLGIKGEWQSKFDGVDWVFHIAALADIVPSIQNPEAYFRANVDGTFNVLQAASKYGIKRLVYAASSSCYGIPDHYPTREDAPIRPQYPYALTKRIGEELVMHWAQVYDLPALSLRFFNVYGPRSRTSGTYGAVLGVFLAQKLAGKPYTVVGDGNQTRDFTYVTDVAQAVLTAAKSNKKQEIYNVGSGKTISVNRLVELLQGEKIHIPKRPGEPDCTFADMTKIRTELGWEPKVSIEQGVASLLENIDYWRAAPVWTPDKIADATKDWFRYLGKEG; encoded by the coding sequence GTGAAGACAATTGTTACAGGCGGAGCAGGATTTATTGGTAGTCATCTCGTGGATGCTCTGGTTAGAGAAGGGCATCAGGTTATGGTACTGGATAATTTCAGTACGGGAAGACCCGATAATTTGAAACATGTCGCAGACAAAATTGAGCTGATGGAATGTGATTTGGGAATCAAAGGGGAATGGCAAAGTAAGTTTGATGGCGTGGATTGGGTTTTCCATATCGCGGCGCTGGCGGATATTGTTCCCTCGATTCAGAATCCTGAAGCCTATTTCCGTGCCAATGTGGATGGTACATTCAATGTATTGCAGGCCGCTTCAAAATATGGAATCAAACGACTTGTTTATGCCGCGTCTTCTTCCTGCTATGGCATTCCTGATCATTATCCTACACGTGAAGATGCGCCCATTCGTCCCCAATATCCTTATGCCTTGACGAAACGCATTGGCGAAGAACTGGTCATGCACTGGGCACAGGTTTATGACCTGCCGGCATTGTCTCTACGTTTTTTTAATGTTTATGGTCCTCGCTCACGAACTTCAGGAACCTATGGAGCCGTCCTGGGGGTGTTTCTGGCTCAAAAACTGGCGGGAAAACCTTATACTGTTGTAGGGGATGGAAACCAAACCCGTGATTTTACCTATGTGACGGATGTGGCACAAGCCGTGCTTACTGCGGCAAAAAGCAATAAAAAACAGGAAATCTATAACGTTGGCAGCGGAAAAACGATTTCTGTCAATCGTCTGGTAGAGTTGTTACAAGGAGAGAAAATTCATATTCCCAAGCGGCCTGGAGAACCAGACTGTACTTTTGCTGATATGACCAAAATCCGTACAGAACTAGGCTGGGAACCCAAGGTTTCTATTGAACAAGGCGTAGCCTCCCTCCTGGAAAATATTGATTACTGGAGAGCGGCACCCGTCTGGACACCGGACAAAATTGCTGATGCGACCAAAGATTGGTTTCGCTATTTGGGTAAAGAGGGCTAA